GACAGGGCGGCAGAGGGCATGATGGTGAATGATGAAGAAAACAATATTAGAGTTGATAATAAGGACGACTGTGTAGATGCTGATTACATGAACTTTTTTGTTTTGGATGATTCTGTTAATGTATCTGTGGAGAATGATCATAGTAGGGATGAATTGGTAAAGAAAGCTTGTAACAATGTCAGTTCTTTGTATGATATCGAGTCTCAGAGTAAGGAAATCCCTGAAAGCAATAATGATAAATCTATTGATGACGAAAGGGATGTAGACAAAGAGAAGTTTGTTGATGGGTCTGCTTTAAGACTGTCTGGTGATGATTCGGTTAATGTATCTGTGGAGAATGATCTTGGCGAGGATGAATTTGTAGAGGATGTGTCTGCAAATCATCATATCAACATTGGAAAAATCAATGCTTTATATGATGCGGAGCCTCAGGCTAGGGCTTTCCTTAGAAGCGACAATGTGAAACCTACAGATGACAAATTGGATGCAGATTTTGTTGATAGGTCTACTTTAGGACCTTCTGGTCAGTGTACAAATGATAAGAACGAGAATAATAGTGATGTTAATGCATTAGGCAATATGGAGTCTCAGAAAAAGAAAATCCATCGGAGCAACAATATTGAATCTAATGATGACGGACCAGAGAATGCTGCCGTTGCTGGAGGTTCTGTACCAACTAGGTCCACAGACAATGATGCTCATCACAATGATGACGATCTTCACTATAAGATGTTTCTAGAAAATTTGAGGGTAGAAGGGAAATCATATGTCCTTGAGGTTCCTGTCGGTACGACTTCTAAAATTATCGAATATGAAATGGATGATAGATCACATGACAGGTTGAGAGCAAAAAATCCTAAAAGAAAATGTCACAGTCAAGAAGCTGCAGTGAAAACCAACCATGATTGCAGACGCAAGATAGAACATAAAATTCTAGATGATAGCTACGAAGTTTTTCTGAATTCTATGAAAAAGGAGGGGAGAGAGATGAAATATGAAAAGGATGATGGATCACATTACAGGTATAGAGCAGAAAATCCTAAAAGGAAACGTTGCAGTCAAGAAGCTGCAGTGAAAACCAAGCATGATTGCAAAcgcaaaatagaaaataaaattgtggATCACAGCTATGAAATTTTTCTGAATTCTATGAAAAAGGAGGGGAGAAATATGATATTTACACCTGAAACTGGTGCAAAGGTAGTATATGACGAGGCTGAGTCGTCTGATTCAGAAGTTATTGTGATGGACTCTGATCCATTTGCTAATGAAAAGCGTACCCCTTTTGTTACTAATGTGGTATGCAGTACTGAAATTATTCGTACTATTAATTATTTGCTTTTACATGTATCTGATAGCTTAATTTGTGAGAAGCCTTTTCATTTTGTTAATACTAtgtaattttgtcaaattaaGGATGTCGAAGACAGCAAGTGGCTTGAGAGTTCTCCCAGAG
This region of Mercurialis annua linkage group LG1-X, ddMerAnnu1.2, whole genome shotgun sequence genomic DNA includes:
- the LOC126672042 gene encoding uncharacterized protein LOC126672042 is translated as MVGKKRKSRSWVGVDYQDEADDLRLDRRWKRRCIAIQDSKLYYSGKDSCIKGEDVCYEAKSATELTQVNCVKLDVDVDDNDADSDYREYLDSLDFEALDDGYAGNCRNESGNVRLDVNDLDSDYEKFIALESVVDGKVDKSRSMNTGDTGADRAAEGMMVNDEENNIRVDNKDDCVDADYMNFFVLDDSVNVSVENDHSRDELVKKACNNVSSLYDIESQSKEIPESNNDKSIDDERDVDKEKFVDGSALRLSGDDSVNVSVENDLGEDEFVEDVSANHHINIGKINALYDAEPQARAFLRSDNVKPTDDKLDADFVDRSTLGPSGQCTNDKNENNSDVNALGNMESQKKKIHRSNNIESNDDGPENAAVAGGSVPTRSTDNDAHHNDDDLHYKMFLENLRVEGKSYVLEVPVGTTSKIIEYEMDDRSHDRLRAKNPKRKCHSQEAAVKTNHDCRRKIEHKILDDSYEVFLNSMKKEGREMKYEKDDGSHYRYRAENPKRKRCSQEAAVKTKHDCKRKIENKIVDHSYEIFLNSMKKEGRNMIFTPETGAKVVYDEAESSDSEVIVMDSDPFANEKRTPFVTNVDVEDSKWLESSPRDEHSWFREKVTEILRQPFDRREYDKLFREAYFKKPAFVEKDMRNGRTRHIIGQGISHSYLDQYIDLGRKVTSAGSKPKVLNLLRGFFFWLQNVAHDGVFKPWLDSSCLEVLPCGRLVDAVMISEDDKFVK